A portion of the Roseovarius sp. SCSIO 43702 genome contains these proteins:
- a CDS encoding DMT family transporter: MTRTRSPAPASAGLDDTARAALWMIGSVCAFSAMAVAGREVSFAFDTFEIMMYRSLIGLVIVLAVASLAGTRGQITRRKPGLHLVRNVAHFTGQNLWFYAITVIPLAQVFALEFTSPLWALLLAPLVLGERLTTRRVVLACVGFAGILVVTRPSPETLDWGIGAAATAAVGFAITAIFTRKLTRTETLTCILFWMTALQSVMGLLCAGIDGDIALPRLATLPWLVVIALGGLVAHTCLTKALSLAPATVVMPVDFARLPLIAMIGMLFYGESLDIFVFLGAGIIFAANYANIWSETRRRAPPTP; this comes from the coding sequence ATGACACGCACACGCTCCCCCGCCCCGGCCTCGGCCGGGCTCGACGACACGGCGCGCGCCGCGCTCTGGATGATCGGGTCGGTCTGCGCCTTCTCGGCTATGGCCGTGGCCGGCCGCGAGGTGAGCTTCGCCTTCGACACGTTCGAGATCATGATGTATCGCAGTCTCATCGGCCTCGTGATCGTGCTCGCGGTGGCCTCCCTCGCGGGCACGCGCGGTCAGATCACGCGGCGCAAGCCCGGGTTGCACCTCGTCCGAAACGTCGCCCATTTCACCGGCCAGAACCTCTGGTTCTACGCGATCACCGTGATCCCCCTCGCCCAGGTCTTCGCGCTCGAGTTCACTTCGCCGCTCTGGGCGCTCCTGCTCGCGCCGCTCGTCCTGGGCGAACGGCTCACCACGCGGCGGGTGGTGCTGGCCTGCGTGGGCTTCGCGGGCATCCTCGTCGTCACCCGACCCAGCCCCGAGACCCTCGACTGGGGGATCGGCGCCGCCGCGACGGCGGCGGTGGGTTTCGCGATCACCGCAATCTTTACGCGCAAGCTCACCCGGACCGAGACGCTGACCTGCATCCTCTTCTGGATGACCGCGTTGCAAAGCGTCATGGGTCTCCTCTGCGCCGGTATCGACGGCGACATCGCGCTGCCCCGTCTGGCGACGCTGCCCTGGCTCGTGGTGATCGCGCTCGGCGGTCTTGTTGCGCATACCTGCCTGACCAAGGCGCTCTCGCTCGCACCCGCAACGGTGGTCATGCCCGTCGATTTCGCGCGCCTGCCGCTCATCGCGATGATCGGGATGCTCTTTTACGGCGAGTCGCTCGACATCTTCGTCTTCCTCGGCGCAGGCATCATCTTCGCGGCCAACTACGCGAACATCTGGTCCGAGACGCGACGCCGGGCCCCGCCAACCCCCTGA
- a CDS encoding OmpP1/FadL family transporter — MKSTLLTAISAVTITAAGSAHAGGLDRSGTPIEIIFEKGNRAELTFGTIMPSVTGTDLLGNDPGDVADRFSQWGAAVKYEYNDKLSFAIIMDQPYGADVEYGGDPTTTLLGGTSAEADSIGLTALLRYKFSDRFSVYGGPRMVDADGAISLSGQAYGPLNGYNVRFNSDTGYGYVLGAAYEIPEMALRAALTYHSEVDLSMGTAQQPPGAPGFAVTPDTKVTLPQSVKLAVQSGVAPGTLVFGSVRWSEWSKFSLDPFGPTPNLAEFDDVWTYELGVGRRFNDRFSGSASIIYEPGGSDDLVSPLSPTNGSTSLTVGGKYQVTDNVDVSAGVRYTWLGDAQPETGTPDVARGNFSDNSVVSVGFKVGVQF; from the coding sequence ATGAAATCCACTTTACTGACGGCCATCTCGGCGGTCACGATCACGGCAGCAGGGTCGGCCCATGCCGGCGGTCTCGACCGCAGCGGCACGCCGATCGAAATCATCTTCGAGAAGGGCAACCGGGCCGAACTGACCTTCGGCACCATCATGCCGAGCGTCACGGGCACCGACCTGCTGGGCAACGATCCCGGTGACGTGGCCGACCGGTTCTCCCAATGGGGCGCGGCGGTCAAATACGAATACAACGACAAGCTGTCCTTCGCCATCATCATGGATCAGCCTTACGGCGCCGATGTGGAATATGGGGGCGACCCCACGACAACGCTCTTGGGCGGCACCTCGGCGGAGGCCGACAGCATCGGGCTCACCGCGCTTCTGCGCTACAAGTTCTCGGATCGCTTCTCGGTCTATGGCGGTCCGCGCATGGTGGACGCCGACGGCGCGATCTCGCTCTCGGGCCAGGCTTACGGTCCGCTCAACGGCTACAACGTGCGCTTCAACTCCGACACAGGCTATGGCTACGTGCTGGGTGCGGCCTACGAGATCCCGGAAATGGCCCTGCGCGCCGCGTTGACCTACCATTCCGAGGTCGATCTCTCCATGGGCACGGCACAGCAGCCTCCGGGTGCGCCGGGCTTCGCAGTCACCCCCGATACCAAGGTGACGCTGCCGCAATCCGTGAAACTCGCGGTCCAATCCGGCGTCGCGCCCGGCACGCTGGTCTTCGGATCGGTGCGCTGGTCGGAGTGGAGCAAATTCTCGCTCGACCCCTTCGGCCCGACGCCGAACCTCGCCGAGTTCGACGATGTCTGGACCTACGAGCTCGGCGTCGGCCGCCGCTTCAACGATCGCTTCTCGGGTTCCGCGTCGATCATCTACGAACCGGGTGGCTCCGACGATCTCGTCTCGCCGCTTTCGCCCACCAATGGCTCGACCTCCCTCACGGTTGGCGGCAAATACCAGGTGACGGACAATGTCGATGTTTCGGCAGGCGTCCGCTACACATGGCTTGGTGATGCACAGCCCGAGACCGGCACGCCCGACGTCGCGCGCGGCAACTTCAGCGACAACAGCGTCGTGAGCGTTGGCTTCAAGGTCGGCGTCCAGTTCTGA
- a CDS encoding COG3650 family protein: MRALIPALCVLTPTLALAEPSYHRVTGVAAGDTLNVRSAPDATSVDLGDIAHDAHGIELTGTDATGEWGRILWQDGNGWISMRFLEPYLQPTLGDSGLPEGLDCGGTEPFWSLTLGTATAHFSDPGGTELDLDMAGTQVAEGRLAWPAYVALTAPDSSADVIVEARLCSDGMSDRDYPWQVELLLTRSGETQFLSGCCNLPLP, translated from the coding sequence ATGCGCGCCCTCATCCCCGCCCTTTGTGTCCTGACGCCCACGCTCGCGCTCGCCGAACCCAGCTACCATCGCGTGACCGGCGTCGCGGCGGGCGACACGCTCAACGTCCGGTCGGCGCCGGATGCCACGAGCGTCGATCTGGGCGACATCGCTCATGACGCCCACGGGATCGAACTGACGGGAACCGACGCGACGGGCGAATGGGGCCGCATCCTCTGGCAGGATGGCAACGGCTGGATCTCGATGCGCTTTCTCGAACCCTACCTGCAACCCACCCTGGGCGACAGCGGCCTGCCCGAGGGGCTCGACTGCGGCGGAACCGAACCTTTCTGGTCGCTGACCCTCGGCACCGCCACCGCGCATTTCAGCGATCCCGGCGGGACCGAGCTCGATCTCGACATGGCCGGCACGCAGGTGGCCGAGGGGCGCCTCGCATGGCCCGCTTACGTCGCCCTCACCGCCCCCGACAGCAGCGCCGATGTCATCGTCGAGGCGCGCCTTTGCTCCGACGGGATGAGCGATCGCGACTACCCCTGGCAGGTCGAGCTTCTGCTGACCCGCTCGGGCGAGACGCAATTCCTCTCGGGCTGCTGCAACCTGCCTCTTCCATGA